The following proteins come from a genomic window of Diorhabda carinulata isolate Delta chromosome X, icDioCari1.1, whole genome shotgun sequence:
- the LOC130900464 gene encoding kinesin-like protein KIF19 — protein sequence MSMCEKMTPETPSSSGSDTPKTSCKSEERLMVAVRIRPLKLDESTRVLYALNKKNIILEDTDKSDAIRQRKGLEKQYSFDVVFGEDSTQEEVYKVTTKSLITDILKGYNCTVFAYGATGAGKTHTMVGTRSAPGIMIRALNDLFEAVKDKEDEYSVTMSYLEIYNEQIRDLLNPTSGFLELREDSKGKNIQVAGLSEISTTCTDEVMQLLHKGNKARTIEPTAMNQTSSRSHALLSVTVRHTIPVNKTDHLKIRIKQGRLFMIDLAGSERANKTKNSGKRLQEGAHINRSLLALGNCINALSGGARYVNYRDSKLTRLLKDALSGNCRTVMIAHVSPSPAQKEESRNTLIYADRANNITTKIERNVLDVSYHVTQYQTVINELRDEISRLQHKMKEERPRSADVNKLNAEERRNEVQQLREQIVETFKTQMKLRRKLMEIDTHLLSLGMESERQHMIISHWESRNNKLYKNSLNESRARTQQSVRRKNYTAGGFRSAGYEKDDTSDMDTDHEGEVAVQQAWSELADIEREQERWSELRTHIEQKLEVCRQRGVTLEDQLPTLLSSDDEREILALMCRVHELEADKMALQSERLVRQHELRRRDLLILRYDRQRQICEEIITRQRQLMEEKKMHLPQDLQELYHLYQQEIHASTYTDFSIPQTTPAYTPTDILPPIGKMRMPTSLSGSDASVLSPPSSADSGDSSVDRLMGQPVIRHTFSKKLPPLPPSPPIKSRKTDSSSMKKSFSEMRLSGSEEGPT from the exons AATATCATTTTAGAAGATACTGATAAATCAGATGCCATTCGGCAGAGAAAGGGCttagaaaaacaatattcatttgATGTGGTTTTCGGAGAAGACTCTACCCAAGAAGAAGTCTATAAAGTCACTACAAAAAGTTTAATCACTGATATTCTTAAGGG ATATAATTGTACTGTATTCGCTTACGGAGCAACTGGTGCCGGAAAAACTCATACAATGGTAGGAACGCGATCAGCACCAGGTATCATGATTAGAGCtctaaatgatttatttgaagCAGTGAAAGACAAAGAAGATGAATACTCG GTTACTATGTCATATTTAGAAATCTACAATGAGCAAATCAGAGATTTACTCAATCCTACATCTGGATTCCTAGAATTGCGAGAAGACTCTAAGGGAAAGAACATTCAAGTGGCAGGTCTATCAGAAATATCAACTACTTGTACAGATGAa GTCATGCAACTGCTTCACAAGGGGAACAAAGCTAGAACAATTGAACCTACAGCAATGAATCAAACATCCTCCAGAAGTCACGCTCTTCTCAGTGTCACTGTACGACATACAATCCCTGTAAACAAAACGGATCAtctaaaaataagaataaaacaaGGTCGATTGTTTATGATCGACTTAGCGGGTTCAGAAAGagcaaataaaactaaaaatagtgGTAAAAGATTACAAGAAGGAGCACATATTAATAGATCCTTATTGGCACTTGGAAATTGTATAAATGCATTAAGTGGCGGTGCTCG ATACGTAAATTACAGAGATTCTAAACTCACCAGACTTTTGAAGGACGCTCTAAGTGGTAATTGTAGGACAGTTATGATTGCTCATGTATCTCCAAGCCCAGCGCAAAAAGAAGAGTCTAGAAATACTTTAATATATGCCGACAGAGCAAATAACATTACTACGAAAATAGAAAGGAACGTTCTAGATGTATCTTACCACGTTACTCAATATCAAACTGTGATAAATGAACTAAGGGATGAAATTTCTCGACTGCAACATAAAATGAAAGAGGAAAGACCCAGATCCGCTGATGTGAATAAATTAAATGCAGAAGAAAGAAGAAACGAG gTACAACAGTTACGAGAGCAAATTGTAGAAACATTTAAAACACAGATGAAATTAAGGaggaaattaatggaaattgaTACACACCTTTTGAGTTTGGGAATGGAATCGGAGAGACAACATATGATAATATCACACTGGGAatctagaaataataaattatataaaaatagtttaaatgaaTCTAGAGCAAGAACACAACAAAGTGTTAG AAGGAAAAATTATACGGCTGGTGGCTTTAGATCAGCTGGATATGAAAAAGATGATACGAGCGATATGGACACTGATCATGAAGGGGAAGTAGCTGTTCAACAAGCTTGGAGTGAACTAGCAGATATTGAAAGAGAACAAGAAAGGTGGTCAGAATTACGTACTCATATCGAACAAAAGTTGGAGGTCTGCAGGCAAAGAGGTGTTACATTAGAAGAc caaCTTCCtacattattatcttcagaTGACGAAAGAGAAATTTTAGCGTTAATGTGTCGAGTTCACGAATTAGAAGCAGATAAAATGGCTTTACAGTCAGAAAGATTAGTTAGACAACATGAGCTTAGACGTAGGGATCTACTTATTCTACGTTATGATAGACAAAGACAAATTTGTGAAGAAATCATAACAAGGCAACGTCAGTTAATGGaag aaaagaaaatgcATCTACCACAAGATTTACAAGAATTGTATCATCTTTACCAGCAAGAAATTCATGCATCCACTTATACGGATTTCAGTATACCTCAAACAACTCCGGCATATACTCCAACAGATATTTTACCTCCGATAGGAAAAAT GCGGATGCCGACATCTTTAAGTGGAAGCGACGCAAGTGTACTTTCTCCTCCTTCGTCAGCAGACTCTGGAGATTCAAGTGTAGATCGTTTAATGGGACAACCTGTCATAAGACATACTTTTAGTAAAAAACTTCCACCACTCCCCCCTAGTCCGCCAATCAAATCAAGAAAAACAGATTCCAG